One Nonomuraea angiospora DNA segment encodes these proteins:
- a CDS encoding small multidrug efflux protein, with translation MNPLEQLVSSFQDLVGQVPEFIQPVIVMLAGAIPFIEGEVASLIGVVGGLNPIVTGIAAAAGNYICVLLVVFLTSRTRTAVVNHRTAHTVADGEARGVPESAADAAHQEGTPAKPESKGHKRFKKWLVRFGVPGASLLGPLAIPTQFMSAMLVAGGTPRAWVLLWQAVAIVLWTTIATVSAWLALHLVVPV, from the coding sequence ATGAATCCCCTTGAGCAACTCGTCAGCAGCTTCCAAGATCTCGTGGGACAGGTCCCCGAGTTCATCCAACCTGTCATTGTGATGCTCGCCGGCGCGATCCCGTTCATCGAGGGCGAGGTGGCGTCGTTGATCGGTGTGGTGGGGGGCCTCAATCCCATCGTGACGGGCATCGCCGCAGCCGCGGGGAACTATATCTGCGTTCTCCTCGTGGTATTCCTCACCTCGAGGACTCGCACCGCCGTCGTGAACCACCGCACGGCCCATACCGTGGCGGACGGGGAAGCCAGGGGCGTTCCCGAGTCCGCGGCGGACGCCGCTCACCAGGAGGGTACGCCCGCCAAGCCCGAGTCCAAGGGCCACAAGCGCTTCAAGAAGTGGCTTGTCCGTTTCGGGGTTCCTGGCGCGAGCCTCCTCGGCCCTCTCGCCATCCCGACCCAGTTCATGTCCGCGATGCTCGTCGCCGGCGGGACGCCGCGAGCGTGGGTGTTGCTCTGGCAGGCTGTAGCGATCGTTCTCTGGACGACCATAGCGACCGTCTCGGCCTGGCTCGCGCTCCATCTCGTCGTTCCGGTCTGA
- a CDS encoding GMC family oxidoreductase, with the protein MRLACLPAQRERAAYAPVSVADGRRMSAARAYLHEAIDRPNVRLVLHCEVRRIIFDGATATGVEAVVPEGVVSFSARREVIVCAGALESPLLLERSGVGDPRVLAAAGVPMVAGNRAIGGNLRQHRGIAFMTQFSEVPGGSAVLPFGTATVAAVLKSDLSASAPDTDLLFYPFVVPGHDGAPARIGGAAVGFYPHSPTSTGSIHITGPGLEHAPRLVPNYLSTDHDRKLLVAGFARFREIVAAEPFASIASSADLPKSEDEEGLVRHSLEHGAVINHPIGTCALGPSGAVDDQLRVRGTDRLRVADASVMPTLPSGNTAAPSMAVGWITGDLILDGVSR; encoded by the coding sequence GTGCGGCTGGCATGCCTCCCAGCTCAGCGGGAGCGTGCCGCCTACGCTCCCGTGTCGGTGGCCGACGGCAGGCGGATGAGCGCGGCGCGCGCCTATCTGCACGAGGCCATAGACCGGCCGAACGTCAGACTTGTCCTGCACTGCGAGGTTCGGCGCATCATCTTCGACGGCGCGACCGCGACCGGTGTGGAGGCGGTTGTCCCCGAGGGCGTGGTCAGTTTTTCGGCGCGCCGCGAAGTGATCGTCTGCGCCGGCGCACTGGAGAGTCCGTTGCTGCTCGAGCGCAGCGGTGTCGGCGACCCGCGGGTGCTCGCTGCGGCCGGCGTGCCGATGGTCGCGGGGAACCGGGCCATCGGCGGCAACCTCCGGCAGCACCGCGGTATAGCGTTCATGACGCAGTTCAGCGAGGTCCCGGGCGGCTCCGCTGTCCTGCCGTTCGGCACGGCCACGGTGGCGGCGGTGCTGAAGTCGGACCTGAGCGCGTCGGCCCCGGACACGGATCTGCTCTTCTATCCCTTCGTCGTGCCCGGCCACGACGGGGCACCAGCCCGGATCGGCGGCGCGGCGGTGGGTTTCTACCCGCACTCGCCCACCAGCACCGGGTCGATCCACATCACTGGCCCGGGGCTCGAGCATGCTCCCCGGCTCGTTCCGAACTATCTGTCCACCGACCACGACCGCAAGCTCCTCGTCGCCGGCTTCGCCCGGTTCCGGGAGATCGTGGCGGCCGAGCCGTTCGCATCGATCGCGAGCAGTGCCGACCTGCCGAAGAGCGAGGACGAGGAAGGCCTGGTGCGGCACTCGCTCGAACACGGCGCCGTCATCAATCACCCGATCGGCACCTGCGCTCTCGGGCCCAGCGGTGCCGTGGACGACCAGCTGCGGGTACGCGGGACGGACCGGCTCCGGGTGGCCGACGCCTCGGTCATGCCGACGCTGCCGAGTGGCAACACGGCCGCGCCGAGCATGGCGGTCGGCTGGATCACCGGCGATCTCATCCTGGACGGCGTGTCCCGGTGA
- a CDS encoding alpha/beta fold hydrolase, with product MPGANQLYYEDQGSGQPVVLIHGYPLNGHSWERQTRELLASGYRVITYDRRGFGQSSKVGSGYDYDTFAADLNTVLETLDLRDVVLVGFSMGTGELARYVARYGHERVAKLAFLASLEPFLVARDDNPEGVPQEVFDGISAAAKGDRYAWFTRFYSDFYNLDENLGSRISQEAVTASWNVAIGSAPVAAYAVVPSWIEDFRGDVEAVRASGKPALILHGTKDNILPIDATGRRFHAAFPEADYVEIEGAPHGLLWTHADDAPPNTPQVRSATPVARRKGHVLRVV from the coding sequence ATCCCCGGGGCCAACCAACTGTATTACGAGGACCAGGGATCGGGTCAACCGGTCGTCCTCATCCACGGCTACCCGCTGAACGGGCACAGCTGGGAGCGTCAGACGCGCGAGCTCCTCGCGTCCGGGTACCGGGTCATCACTTACGACCGTCGCGGATTCGGGCAGTCGTCGAAGGTCGGCTCCGGTTATGACTACGACACGTTCGCCGCGGACCTGAACACGGTCCTGGAGACCCTGGACCTGCGCGATGTGGTGCTGGTCGGCTTCTCGATGGGCACCGGGGAACTGGCCCGGTACGTGGCACGCTACGGGCATGAGCGAGTAGCGAAGCTCGCGTTCCTCGCCTCGCTCGAACCGTTCCTCGTCGCCCGCGACGACAACCCCGAGGGGGTCCCACAGGAGGTGTTCGACGGCATCTCCGCGGCCGCGAAGGGCGACCGGTACGCCTGGTTCACGCGGTTCTACTCGGACTTCTACAACCTGGACGAGAACCTCGGCTCCCGGATCAGCCAGGAGGCCGTCACCGCCAGCTGGAACGTCGCGATCGGCAGCGCCCCGGTCGCCGCGTACGCGGTCGTCCCGTCCTGGATCGAGGACTTCCGCGGTGACGTCGAGGCGGTGCGCGCCAGTGGCAAGCCGGCGCTGATCCTGCACGGCACCAAGGACAACATCCTCCCCATCGACGCCACCGGGCGTCGCTTCCACGCGGCGTTCCCCGAGGCCGACTATGTCGAGATCGAAGGCGCCCCGCACGGTCTGCTCTGGACCCACGCCGACGACGCCCCGCCGAATACACCTCAGGTGCGTTCCGCTACCCCTGTCGCGCGAAGGAAAGGTCACGTGCTCCGGGTGGTTTGA
- a CDS encoding MerR family transcriptional regulator: MTWSTREIANLAGITVKTVRYYHQVGLLDEPDREPNGYKRYEVHHLTRLLQIKRLTALGVPLAQVAEMGTSGEGQASVFRTVDAELEATVRRLESIRQELAILAQPGASPEVPTSFSGLVQDLRDNDRALLTIYAQLFSEESMQVLRRTLEAHPNDDLDETFRDLPEDADDATRQALAEQLAPFIVPGATAHGVTLEPRATTPGQAEAARRAAGHALRALYNPAQVDVLRRAHLLHKADDDGADTGDDAR; encoded by the coding sequence ATGACCTGGAGCACACGCGAGATCGCCAACCTGGCGGGCATCACGGTCAAGACAGTGCGCTACTACCACCAGGTCGGGCTGCTCGACGAGCCCGACCGCGAGCCCAACGGCTACAAGCGCTACGAGGTGCACCACCTGACGCGGCTCCTGCAGATCAAGCGCCTGACCGCGCTCGGTGTGCCGCTCGCGCAGGTGGCCGAGATGGGCACAAGCGGCGAAGGGCAGGCCTCCGTCTTCCGGACCGTCGACGCCGAGCTCGAGGCGACGGTCCGGCGGCTGGAGAGCATCCGGCAAGAGCTGGCCATCCTGGCGCAGCCGGGTGCGTCACCGGAGGTGCCGACCAGCTTCAGCGGCCTCGTCCAGGACCTGCGCGACAACGACCGCGCCCTGCTGACGATCTACGCCCAGCTCTTCTCGGAGGAGTCGATGCAGGTACTGCGCCGCACGCTCGAGGCACACCCGAACGACGATCTCGACGAGACGTTCCGCGACCTGCCCGAAGACGCCGACGATGCCACCAGGCAGGCCCTCGCCGAGCAGCTCGCGCCCTTCATCGTCCCGGGCGCCACCGCACACGGCGTGACGCTGGAACCGCGGGCCACCACGCCAGGCCAGGCCGAGGCGGCGCGGCGCGCCGCCGGTCACGCCCTCAGAGCGCTCTACAACCCCGCGCAGGTCGACGTGCTCCGTCGAGCGCACCTGCTCCACAAGGCCGACGACGACGGTGCCGACACCGGCGACGACGCCCGGTGA
- a CDS encoding CPBP family intramembrane glutamic endopeptidase, translated as MSWWRPLVVLLVPPVVMVLLQILLYQVVGVIEGSDDPMSATFTPLKLLAINLSVGISGVVAILLLARLAKVPWRSLISSPRTFDGRRLAQYLLGAALLVGAGIGVVALVAPESPGWVAFGVSGTTILMLVITVLSTPLQSVGEELMFRSAVLPAAASWVRAVRPALAVGLVVSSLAFAVVHGSSDPWLFGYYTFIGVATGLMAIISRGIEAPAAFHIANNVLFSSVNTLMADGEGYTIDRSTDTGDAALLILAAVNIAMVVLVWVRERRTRITT; from the coding sequence ATGAGCTGGTGGAGGCCGCTGGTCGTCCTCCTCGTGCCGCCGGTCGTGATGGTGCTCCTGCAGATCCTGCTGTACCAGGTCGTGGGCGTCATCGAGGGCAGCGACGACCCGATGTCCGCCACCTTCACCCCGCTGAAACTCCTGGCCATCAACCTGAGCGTGGGCATCTCGGGCGTGGTGGCGATCCTGCTGCTGGCACGGCTGGCGAAGGTACCGTGGCGCAGCCTGATCAGCTCACCACGGACGTTCGACGGTCGACGCCTGGCGCAGTACCTGCTCGGCGCGGCCCTGCTGGTGGGCGCCGGCATCGGCGTGGTGGCGCTGGTCGCCCCCGAGTCCCCGGGCTGGGTCGCGTTCGGTGTCTCCGGAACGACGATCCTCATGCTGGTGATCACCGTGCTGAGCACCCCGCTCCAGTCCGTCGGCGAGGAGCTGATGTTCCGCAGCGCCGTGCTGCCCGCCGCCGCGTCCTGGGTACGCGCGGTCCGCCCGGCCCTCGCCGTCGGTCTGGTGGTCTCCAGCCTGGCCTTCGCGGTCGTTCACGGCTCCAGCGACCCCTGGCTGTTCGGCTACTACACCTTCATCGGCGTTGCCACGGGACTGATGGCGATCATCAGCCGCGGCATCGAGGCGCCGGCCGCGTTCCACATCGCCAACAACGTCCTGTTCTCGAGCGTCAACACGCTGATGGCAGACGGCGAGGGATACACCATCGACCGGTCCACCGACACCGGTGACGCGGCCCTGCTGATCCTCGCCGCCGTCAACATCGCCATGGTCGTCCTCGTCTGGGTGCGCGAGCGACGTACCCGGATCACGACCTAG
- a CDS encoding GNAT family N-acetyltransferase, with translation MSVEVIDVPEAKRYEARVEGGSKVAGVAEYIRTTELVAFVHTEVPPEYEGRGIGSALVRTALDEARAANLRVLATCPFFAGWIARHPEYQDLLYQSRSRVSD, from the coding sequence ATGTCAGTGGAAGTGATTGACGTTCCCGAGGCCAAGCGGTACGAGGCCCGGGTCGAGGGTGGGTCCAAGGTCGCGGGCGTCGCGGAGTACATCCGTACGACAGAACTCGTCGCGTTCGTGCATACCGAGGTTCCGCCGGAGTACGAGGGCAGGGGGATCGGGTCGGCGCTGGTTCGCACCGCCCTCGACGAGGCGCGCGCCGCGAACCTGCGGGTGCTGGCGACCTGTCCGTTCTTCGCGGGGTGGATCGCCCGGCACCCCGAGTACCAGGACCTGCTGTATCAGTCCCGCAGCAGAGTCAGCGACTGA
- a CDS encoding MerR family transcriptional regulator — translation MSEVIQEGTDMAWSTRELAELAGTTVNTIRHYHRLGLLEEPERRYNGYKQYGVPHLVCLLRIRRLVELGVPLSEIGVAKSNGDVPLEVLRQVDAQLAAEMERLRKARSDIAVILRDGAPADTPAGFESAAANLSAADTSLIHVYTRLYDDEALKDLQRMAETDTDPVNAELDALPPDADEATRQSLAERLAPLIAQNLIDYPWLTNPEGRLSKSEHATQQLLIDAVAALRNTAQIDVLTRASILAHQQLGLAQAAEDDTNPA, via the coding sequence GTGTCCGAGGTGATCCAGGAAGGGACAGACATGGCCTGGAGCACCCGGGAGCTCGCCGAGCTCGCCGGCACCACGGTGAACACCATCCGGCACTACCACCGGCTCGGCCTGCTCGAGGAACCGGAGCGCCGCTACAACGGATACAAGCAGTACGGCGTACCGCATCTTGTCTGCCTGCTGCGCATCCGCCGCCTTGTGGAGCTCGGGGTGCCACTGTCTGAGATCGGCGTGGCGAAGTCGAACGGGGACGTTCCCCTGGAGGTGCTGCGCCAGGTCGACGCCCAGCTCGCAGCCGAGATGGAGCGCCTGCGCAAGGCCCGCTCCGACATCGCCGTCATTCTGCGCGATGGCGCGCCGGCTGACACCCCGGCGGGCTTCGAGTCCGCCGCCGCGAACCTGTCCGCGGCCGACACCTCCCTCATCCACGTCTACACCCGGCTGTATGACGACGAGGCTCTGAAAGACCTGCAGCGCATGGCGGAAACCGACACCGATCCCGTCAACGCGGAGCTGGACGCCCTTCCTCCGGACGCGGACGAGGCCACCCGGCAGAGCCTCGCCGAGAGGCTTGCACCGCTCATCGCCCAGAACCTCATCGACTATCCGTGGCTGACCAACCCTGAAGGGCGCCTGTCCAAGAGCGAGCACGCCACTCAGCAGTTGTTGATCGACGCCGTAGCCGCGCTCCGCAACACCGCACAGATCGACGTGCTCACCCGGGCCAGCATCCTCGCGCACCAGCAACTGGGCCTCGCGCAGGCGGCCGAGGACGACACAAATCCCGCTTGA
- a CDS encoding (4Fe-4S)-binding protein has product MSSGTEKKAYVGRSITVTFEARRCLHAAECVHGLPEVFDPGERPWIRPDGAEAERLAEVVRRCPSGALQYELVDGGAEIPDRPTRITRNTVGQLIARGELSMDTAAGPRAETRAVLCGCGQSRLQPYCDHAGPCGQTASG; this is encoded by the coding sequence ATGAGCAGCGGAACCGAGAAGAAGGCGTACGTGGGCCGGTCGATCACCGTGACATTCGAGGCCAGGCGCTGCCTGCACGCCGCCGAATGCGTCCACGGTTTGCCCGAGGTCTTCGACCCGGGTGAGCGCCCGTGGATCCGGCCGGACGGCGCCGAGGCCGAGCGCCTGGCCGAAGTGGTGCGGCGCTGTCCCTCGGGTGCGCTGCAGTACGAACTCGTGGACGGAGGGGCGGAGATTCCGGACCGGCCCACGCGGATCACGCGCAACACCGTCGGACAGTTGATCGCGCGCGGCGAGTTGAGCATGGACACGGCGGCAGGCCCGCGTGCGGAGACCAGGGCCGTTCTGTGTGGTTGCGGGCAGAGCCGTCTTCAGCCGTACTGCGACCACGCGGGACCATGCGGTCAGACAGCGTCGGGCTGA